The nucleotide window GCGGGCACGGACGATGAACTGTCGTGACGCCCGAAGCGCCGCTGCGGGGCCGAACTCCTCTGGAAACCGGTCTTCAGATGCTCCTGAGGCATATTTCGTACCGACTGCGCGCTGCGACGCGATGCGCTGCCGGCGGGGCGTCCCTCGGCTGAAATCCGGGGCACCTCTCTTCCAGTGGGGCCGTATTGTAACCGAACCGCAAACTCGCGCCGCAAGCGGGAAATCCCTGCTGTGGCCCGCCTGTCACCAGGCCGTTTGCGGACCGGTCGATATCCAGAAAATATAACGCGCCAATCGTGAAAAAGCGATGGTCGGGTACGTTATTTGGCGCACGAAGCGGGAAGAGGTCTTTGCGCTGGCCGCAAACGCAGCGCCGGCGCCACGTTGCGGCGCGCAAAGTCCAGACGAAAACGCCCGGCTGCGGGCCGGGCGTGTATATGAAAAAGCGGGAGGATTCCGTCAGGCGAGGCAGGCGTCGAGCCCGTCGGTGATGAGGTCCTGCGGCAGCTCGATGCCGATGAACACCATCTTGCTGCCCTTCTTCTCGATCGGCATCCACTTGGTGGCAAGGTCGCTGCCCATCATCTGGTGCACGCCCTGGAACACCACCTTGCGGTCCACGCCTTTCATGTAGAGCACGCCCTTGTAGCGCAGGAGCCGCTCGCCGTAGATCTGCAGGATGCCGCCGAGGAAGTCTTCCAGACGATTCGGATCGAACGGGCGGTCGCTGCGGTAGACGAACGACTTGATCTTGTCGTCGTGGTGAGCGTGATGGTGGTGGCCGTGGTCGTGGCCTTCGTGGCTGCACTGGCCGTGATCGTGGTCGCAGTCGGCGTGATCGTGATCATGCGCGTGATCATGCGCGTGGTCGTGATCATGGTCATGACCGTGATCGTCTTCGGCGAGGAAGTCCGGGTCGATTTCGAGCTTGGCGTTCAGGTTGAAGCCGCGCAGATCGAACACTTCCTTGATGTCGGCTTCGCCGAAATTGACCTGACGGATCTGCGCCTTCGGGTTCATGTGCAGCACGCGATGACGCAGGTCGGCGAGTTCGTTCTCGTCGACAAGGTCGGCCTTCGTGATGAACAGGCGGTCGGCGAAACCCACCTGGCGCTGCACCACTTCGTGCTCGTCGAGCTGATGGTTGCCGTGCTTGGCATCCACGAGCGTGATGATCGCGTCGAGCAGGAATTCGTCGGCGATCTCGTTATCCATGAAGAACGTCTGCGCGACCGGGCCCGGATTCGCGAGACCCGTGGTTTCGATCACCACGCGGTCGAAGTCCAGCTTGCCGTCGCGCTTTTGCTGCGCGAGGTCGCCGAGCACGCGTGCGAGGTCGCCGCGAATCGTGCAGCAGATGCAGCCGTTGCTCATCTGGATGATCTGCTCGGTGCTGTCCTGGACGAGGATTTCGTTGTCGATGTTCTCTTCGCCGAACTCGTTCTCGATCACGGCGATCTTCATGCCGTGCTTCTCGTTCAGGATGCGCTTGAGCAGCGTGGTTTTGCCGCTGCCGAGAAAGCCGGTCAGGATGGTGACGGGAATCATGCTGGTTGCCATGCTGTCTGCCTGGTAGGTGTTCGAGGGGTACGTTCAGGCGCGCCGCTTCGTGCTGTCGCTGCCTTCGAGTGTTACAACATAACTTCCTATTGAAACATATCTGCGCCGCGCCCGCATGCGGCGGCCGGGCCCGAGCCAAAATCGGGGCGCGAACGAGAGGCTCGAAAGGCGCTCCGGCGCGCCGCCGAAAGGGCTCAAATAAGGCCGTCTCAGGCGATTTGCAACAGCAGGCCTTTCAGATATTCGCCTTCCGGGAACGCCGTGAGCAGCGGGTGATCCACGCCGGCGCCCAGGCGCTTGAGGATGCGCGCGTCGACCTTGGCGTCGGCGGCGGCGCCCGCCACGATCTTCTGGAACAGCGCCGAATCGATCGCACCCGAGCATGAATACGTGAACAACAGGCCGCCCGGACGCAGCAGCTTGAAACCCGTGAGATTGATGTCCTTGTAGGCGCGCGCGGCGCGGTCCACGTGTTCGCGCGAGGCCGCGAACTTGGGCGGATCGAGAACCACCAGGTCGAAGCGCTCGCCTTCGTCGTAGAGGCGGCGCAGCGTCTTGAAGGCGTCGGCGTCGAGCCAGGTCGCAAGCGCCGCGTCGAAGCCGTTCGCCTCGACGTTTTTCTGCGCCGTGGCGAGCGCCTCGCCCGACGAGTCGATCGACACCACGCGTTTCGCGCCGCCCTTCATGGCCGCTAGCGAGAAGCCGCCGGTATAGCAAAAGCAGTTGAGCACCTCGCGCTCGCGCGCGTAGGTTTGCACGAGCGCGCGGTTGTCGCGCTGGTCCACGTAGAAGCCGGTTTTGTGGCCATTGCGCACGTCCACGTGAAAGCGCACGCCGTTCTCGCTCGTGATGATCGTGGCGGGCGGCTCGTCGCCGGCGAGCAGGCCGGTGATTTGTTCGAGCCCTTCCTTCTCGCGGATCGACACGTCCGAGCGCTCGTACACGTTCGGGCAGCCCGTTGCCGAGGTGAGCGCCACCACGATCGCTTCCTTCCACGCCTCGACGCCCGCCGCCATGAACTGGCACACGAGCTGGCCGCGGCCCTCGGCATCGTCTGCGATGTAGTAATCGACGATCAGGCCCGGCAGGCCGTCGGCCTCGCCGAAGATGAGGCGTACGGCGCCCGTGCCGCTCACCATCGCGCGCCGGTCGGCCACGGCGCGTTGCACGCGCCGCTTGAAAAACGCATGGTCGATCGGCTCGTTTTCGTCGAAGCTCCACACGCGTGCGCGGATCTGCGAATGCGGGCTGTATGCGGCACGCCCGAGAAAGCGGCCATCGGCCGAGCGCACGATGACGGTCGCGCCGGGCGCGGGCTTGCCTTCCACGCGATCGATCGCGTTCGCGTAGACCCACGGATGGCGGCGCAGCAGGGATTTTTCTTTGGACGGCTTGAGGGTGACGATATTCATGATGGCTTCAATGCTGGGTGACGGAGCAGGCGCAGCGTGGCGTTGCAAACCACGTGGCGCGTACTCCGCGGCGCTTCAATCGCGCTTCTTGGCGCGCGGATGCGCGGTGTCGTAGACCTTCGCGAGATGCTGAAAGTCGAGCGACGTGTAGACCTGAGTGGCCGAGATGCTGGCGTGGCCGAGCAGTTCCTGCACGGCGCGCAGGTCGCCGCTCGACTGCAGCAGATGCGTGGCGAACGAGTGCCGCAGCACGTGCGGGTGCACGTTCGCCGGAATGCCCGCGGCAATGGCGGCGCGCTTCACGCGCTCGCGCACCACGCCGGGCGCCATGCGGTTGCCGCGCACGGAGAGAAAGAGCGGGGCGTCGTCGTGCTTCACAAAGGCGCTGCGGGCGGCGAGCCAGGCGTCGAGCGCGTCGAGCGCCTTGCGTCCGACCGGCACCATGCGGTGACGGTTGCCCTTGCCCAGCACCTCGACTTCGGCGGCGTCGCGCTTGAGCCAACCCGCCGATTCGTAGCCGTCGCGCTTCACGTAACGCACATCGAGCCCCACGAGTTCGGCGAGGCGCAGACCCGACGAGTAGAACAGCTCGAGCATCGCGCGGTCGCGCAGCGCCTCGGGGCCGCCTGCTTCCAGGCCGGCGATGGCAGGCGCTTCCATGAGATGCGTGGCGTCGTCGACGGAAAGGGCCTTCGGCAGCGTTTTGGCGCGTTTGGGCGCACGCACGGTGGCCACAGGATTCGCGTCTATTTCGATGCGGCCCGCGAGCCAGCGATAGAAGGCGCGCCAGGCCGACAGCCGGTGCGCGATGGATCGCGCCGAGAGGCCGCCCGCATGCGCGCGCGCCACCGCGCCGCGCACTTGCGCGGCCGTGACCGTTTCGAGCGGCTTGCCGTTGGCGAGCTTCTTCAGCTCGTCGAGTTCATGCGTGTAGCCGCGCAGCGTGTGCGCCGAGAGCCGCCGCTCGTGTTCGAGCATCGCGAGGTAGTCGGCGATCGGATCGGTCGGGTTCACGGTGGCGGCCTGGGTGAGCGTCAGTGCGGCAGCAGGCGCGAGAGCGCCGCGCTCGCGAGTGCGCCGATCTGCGTGAGAAAGTCGGTGGCCATGCCTTCGTGGAAGCGGCGCGGGTCGGGCGAGCCCATCACCAGCAGGCCGAAGGCTTCACCTTGTGGCGCGTCGTTGGAGGCCACGGCGGGCGCGCGCAGCGCGATGATCGCGACCGATTCGGCGGCGCCGTCGCTCGAGTCGAGCCATTGCGCGGCCTCGAAGCCGGTGTTCGCGCCGCAGTACGGCGTGTCGAGACTGTTCGCGAAGATGCGCACCTCCTCGCCGGTCTGGCGCGCGAAATCGGCCTGGCCGTAGGCATCGGCCACGTCCCACACGCGCAGCGCGGCCTGCGGCATGTCGAACACGTCGCGCAGATTCTGCGTGATGGAGCGCGGCAGCGCGTGCGGATCGCGCTCCGCGATCATGCGCGTGGTCCAGCGGTTGAACTTCGCGGCGATCGAATCGTTCTCGTGGCCGTAGCGCAGCAGTTCCGAAAGACGGCGCTCCAGATGCTTGTTCTTCTCGCGCAGCATTTCCATCTGGCGCTCCTGCAGCGAGACGGCAGCCTTGCCGTGCGGATTGCCCAGCTTGATCGTCGCGAGCAGTTCGGCGTGCTCAACGAAAAAATCGGGGTGGGCGAGCAGATAGTCGGCAACTTCGCGATCGTTCATGTTGTGGACGCGTTGTAGTTGTAAGGCGCGCACGGCGGCGCGCAGTCTGTCATGCGTTTGAGTTTTCGTGCGGCGCGACGTTCTCTCGTTGCGCGCGCCGCAAGGCCCGCATCGGGGCGAAGTGCGCGAGCTAGTCGGCCAGCTCGATCTCGCCTTCGAACACCGTGGTGGCCGGACCCGCCATGGTGAGCGCGGCGGATTCGTCGCGCGCGCCGTCCCATGCGATGGTCAG belongs to Paraburkholderia flagellata and includes:
- a CDS encoding DUF484 family protein, with the protein product MNDREVADYLLAHPDFFVEHAELLATIKLGNPHGKAAVSLQERQMEMLREKNKHLERRLSELLRYGHENDSIAAKFNRWTTRMIAERDPHALPRSITQNLRDVFDMPQAALRVWDVADAYGQADFARQTGEEVRIFANSLDTPYCGANTGFEAAQWLDSSDGAAESVAIIALRAPAVASNDAPQGEAFGLLVMGSPDPRRFHEGMATDFLTQIGALASAALSRLLPH
- a CDS encoding CobW family GTP-binding protein, with the protein product MIPVTILTGFLGSGKTTLLKRILNEKHGMKIAVIENEFGEENIDNEILVQDSTEQIIQMSNGCICCTIRGDLARVLGDLAQQKRDGKLDFDRVVIETTGLANPGPVAQTFFMDNEIADEFLLDAIITLVDAKHGNHQLDEHEVVQRQVGFADRLFITKADLVDENELADLRHRVLHMNPKAQIRQVNFGEADIKEVFDLRGFNLNAKLEIDPDFLAEDDHGHDHDHDHAHDHAHDHDHADCDHDHGQCSHEGHDHGHHHHAHHDDKIKSFVYRSDRPFDPNRLEDFLGGILQIYGERLLRYKGVLYMKGVDRKVVFQGVHQMMGSDLATKWMPIEKKGSKMVFIGIELPQDLITDGLDACLA
- the xerC gene encoding tyrosine recombinase XerC — encoded protein: MLEHERRLSAHTLRGYTHELDELKKLANGKPLETVTAAQVRGAVARAHAGGLSARSIAHRLSAWRAFYRWLAGRIEIDANPVATVRAPKRAKTLPKALSVDDATHLMEAPAIAGLEAGGPEALRDRAMLELFYSSGLRLAELVGLDVRYVKRDGYESAGWLKRDAAEVEVLGKGNRHRMVPVGRKALDALDAWLAARSAFVKHDDAPLFLSVRGNRMAPGVVRERVKRAAIAAGIPANVHPHVLRHSFATHLLQSSGDLRAVQELLGHASISATQVYTSLDFQHLAKVYDTAHPRAKKRD
- a CDS encoding class I SAM-dependent rRNA methyltransferase codes for the protein MNIVTLKPSKEKSLLRRHPWVYANAIDRVEGKPAPGATVIVRSADGRFLGRAAYSPHSQIRARVWSFDENEPIDHAFFKRRVQRAVADRRAMVSGTGAVRLIFGEADGLPGLIVDYYIADDAEGRGQLVCQFMAAGVEAWKEAIVVALTSATGCPNVYERSDVSIREKEGLEQITGLLAGDEPPATIITSENGVRFHVDVRNGHKTGFYVDQRDNRALVQTYAREREVLNCFCYTGGFSLAAMKGGAKRVVSIDSSGEALATAQKNVEANGFDAALATWLDADAFKTLRRLYDEGERFDLVVLDPPKFAASREHVDRAARAYKDINLTGFKLLRPGGLLFTYSCSGAIDSALFQKIVAGAAADAKVDARILKRLGAGVDHPLLTAFPEGEYLKGLLLQIA